From one Synechocystis sp. PCC 6803 substr. PCC-P genomic stretch:
- the rpmB gene encoding 50S ribosomal protein L28 — protein MARRCQLTGKKANNGFAVSHSHRRTKKLQQANLQWKRVWWPEGNRFVRLRLSTTAIKTLESKGINAMAKEAGINLNKF, from the coding sequence ATGGCCCGTCGCTGTCAACTGACCGGGAAAAAAGCTAATAACGGTTTTGCCGTATCTCACTCCCACCGTCGCACCAAGAAATTACAACAGGCAAATTTGCAATGGAAACGGGTTTGGTGGCCCGAAGGCAATCGCTTTGTCCGTCTGCGTCTTTCCACCACTGCCATTAAAACTTTGGAATCCAAAGGCATCAACGCCATGGCCAAGGAAGCGGGCATCAACTTGAATAAATTCTAG